The genomic region AAACTGAGGAAAAAACTTTAACTGAGCGAATCGTAAAAATGCGGTAGCAGAAAGTTATTTTACAATCACAAACTTTCCGCGATAAGTCGCTTTATCAATCTTTAAGTTATAGAAGTAGATACCTCGGCTCACGGATTGACTATTGGAATTATTTCTGTCCCAGAAAATTGTGCCATTGGTACTTGCGGGTTTCATAATCTCTCGCAATTTATTGCCTCTAATATCATAGATGGTTAAATGAATTGATAGGGGTCTTGAAAAGTTATAAGTAATATAACT from candidate division WOR-3 bacterium harbors:
- a CDS encoding T9SS type A sorting domain-containing protein, whose protein sequence is FKMEFFPGFPLFAITALIHQIPLELQEIPAIAENANSDQHIRFMAPTGKSYITYNFSRPLSIHLTIYDIRGNKLREIMKPASTNGTIFWDRNNSNSQSVSRGIYFYNLKIDKATYRGKFVIVK